Proteins encoded together in one Prunus dulcis chromosome 3, ALMONDv2, whole genome shotgun sequence window:
- the LOC117622238 gene encoding protein S-acyltransferase 18 isoform X1 yields the protein MNRRRHGWQRPFHPLQIVGIAVYSFLVVSFYTFFGLFLGNRIAEITVTTIFSFVAVSVMFLFIRCTATDPTDKTSLRKKKPKARKGYPKLNYGFILGQIIVRFFRRMERKILRTFIRRRYLDPWKTGAQLDPLLPFPFVLMKEDAVSPDLREDDISFCALCDFEVKKHSKHCRTCNRCVDGFDHHCRWLNNCVGKKNYTTFILLMIFVLLLLIIEGATAIAIFVRCFVDKNGIEQELKRKLYVDFPRGILATISVLLTLMIAYGSAAMGQLFFFHVVLIRKGMRTYDYILAMKEESQSIEMDPFDDSDFSSDLSSDFDSPEKPSFISRFICRGRGVTQFQNTRRLSIRIDGDPQPSTSTVKQGFRVSIDPWRLIKLSKEKALIAAEKARERIVKQKPPTEEDSLKPLPLETKCGPLTDKNTATAGSGLTPLISKGWMPGSPGRFPSPRRRFSGSSTMFSGIVPSPKQKYRNNFDLKLTEVSRELETYISRQVLCSVIKKDGTEASPR from the exons ATGAATAGGAGACGCCATGGCTGGCAACGCCCTTTCCACCCTTTGCAG ATTGTGGGAATTGCAGTTTACAGTTTTCTTGTGGTGTCCTTCTATACATTCTTTGGACTTTTCCTGGGAAACAGAATAGCCGAAATCACAGTTACCACAATCTTTTCCTTTGTG GCTGTTTCAGTCATGTTCCTGTTCATAAGGTGCACAGCCACTGACCCAACTGACAAAACCAGCCTTAGGAAGAAGAAACCTAAAGCTCGCAAAGGCTATCCAAAGCTCAATTACGGGTTCATTTTGGGGCAGATTATAGTGAGGTTCTTTAGAAGAATGGAGAGAAAGATCCTCAGGACTTTCATAAGGAGGAGGTATCTCGATCCGTGGAAGACCGGCGCTCAGTTGGATCCATTGCTCCCATTTCCCTTTGTCCTCATGAAAGAAGACGCGGTCTCTCCCGATTTAAGGGAAGACGACATCTCCTTCTGCGCACTCTGCGATTTTGAG GTGAAAAAACACAGCAAACACTGCAGGACCTGCAACCGTTGTGTTGATGGCTTTGATCACCACTGCAGG tgGTTAAACAACTGCGTCGGGAAAAAGAATTACACCACATTTATTCTCCTCATGATTTTCGTTCTGTTATTG CTAATCATAGAAGGAGCAACTGCAATTGCAATATTCGTCAGGTGCTTCGTAGATAAAAATGGAATAGAGCAGGAGCTGAAGAGGAAACTCTACGTAGACTTCCCAAGAGGCATTCTTGCAACGATATCG GTCTTGCTAACTTTAATGATAGCTTATGGTTCAGCAGCAATGGGAcagctttttttctttcatgtgGTTCTAATACGGAAG GGAATGAGAACATATGACTATATCCTGGCAATGAAAGAGGAGAGCCAATCTATAGAAATGGATCCATTTGATGATTCAGATTTCTCCTCAGACTTGAGTAGTGATTTTGATTCACCTGAAAAGCCATCATTCATATCACGGTTTATATGCAGAGGACGAGGGGTAACTCAG TTTCAGAACACCAGAAGGCTGTCCATAAGAATTGACGGAGATCCTCAGCCGTCCACCTCAACAGTGAAACAAGGCTTCCGTGTCAGCATTGACCCGTGGAGACTGATAAAGTTGAGCAAGGAGAAAGCACTGATAGCAGCAGAGAAGGCCAGAGAAAGGATTGTGAAACAGAAGCCTCCTACAGAAGAGGATTCACTGAAACCACTACCATTGGAGACAAAATGTGGACCACTCACAGATAAAAACACGGCCACAGCAGGATCAGGCTTAACACCTCTTATATCCAAAGGGTGGATGCCAGGGTCACCGGGAAGGTTTCCAAGCCCAAGAAGGCGGTTTTCTGGTTCATCAACAATGTTCTCTGGCATTGTACCATCGCCAAAGCAAAAGTACAGAAACAATTTTGACTTGAAATTGACAGAGGTGTCCAGAGAGCTGGAGACCTACATCTCAAGGCAGGTTCTATGTTCTGTTATAAAGAAGGACGGTACTGAGGCATCCCCAAGATAG
- the LOC117622238 gene encoding protein S-acyltransferase 18 isoform X2 produces MNRRRHGWQRPFHPLQIVGIAVYSFLVVSFYTFFGLFLGNRIAEITVTTIFSFVAVSVMFLFIRCTATDPTDKTSLRKKKPKARKGYPKLNYGFILGQIIVRFFRRMERKILRTFIRRRYLDPWKTGAQLDPLLPFPFVLMKEDAVSPDLREDDISFCALCDFEVKKHSKHCRTCNRCVDGFDHHCRWLNNCVGKKNYTTFILLMIFVLLLLIIEGATAIAIFVRCFVDKNGIEQELKRKLYVDFPRGILATISVLLTLMIAYGSAAMGQLFFFHVVLIRKGMRTYDYILAMKEESQSIEMDPFDDSDFSSDLSSDFDSPEKPSFISRFICRGRGVTQNTRRLSIRIDGDPQPSTSTVKQGFRVSIDPWRLIKLSKEKALIAAEKARERIVKQKPPTEEDSLKPLPLETKCGPLTDKNTATAGSGLTPLISKGWMPGSPGRFPSPRRRFSGSSTMFSGIVPSPKQKYRNNFDLKLTEVSRELETYISRQVLCSVIKKDGTEASPR; encoded by the exons ATGAATAGGAGACGCCATGGCTGGCAACGCCCTTTCCACCCTTTGCAG ATTGTGGGAATTGCAGTTTACAGTTTTCTTGTGGTGTCCTTCTATACATTCTTTGGACTTTTCCTGGGAAACAGAATAGCCGAAATCACAGTTACCACAATCTTTTCCTTTGTG GCTGTTTCAGTCATGTTCCTGTTCATAAGGTGCACAGCCACTGACCCAACTGACAAAACCAGCCTTAGGAAGAAGAAACCTAAAGCTCGCAAAGGCTATCCAAAGCTCAATTACGGGTTCATTTTGGGGCAGATTATAGTGAGGTTCTTTAGAAGAATGGAGAGAAAGATCCTCAGGACTTTCATAAGGAGGAGGTATCTCGATCCGTGGAAGACCGGCGCTCAGTTGGATCCATTGCTCCCATTTCCCTTTGTCCTCATGAAAGAAGACGCGGTCTCTCCCGATTTAAGGGAAGACGACATCTCCTTCTGCGCACTCTGCGATTTTGAG GTGAAAAAACACAGCAAACACTGCAGGACCTGCAACCGTTGTGTTGATGGCTTTGATCACCACTGCAGG tgGTTAAACAACTGCGTCGGGAAAAAGAATTACACCACATTTATTCTCCTCATGATTTTCGTTCTGTTATTG CTAATCATAGAAGGAGCAACTGCAATTGCAATATTCGTCAGGTGCTTCGTAGATAAAAATGGAATAGAGCAGGAGCTGAAGAGGAAACTCTACGTAGACTTCCCAAGAGGCATTCTTGCAACGATATCG GTCTTGCTAACTTTAATGATAGCTTATGGTTCAGCAGCAATGGGAcagctttttttctttcatgtgGTTCTAATACGGAAG GGAATGAGAACATATGACTATATCCTGGCAATGAAAGAGGAGAGCCAATCTATAGAAATGGATCCATTTGATGATTCAGATTTCTCCTCAGACTTGAGTAGTGATTTTGATTCACCTGAAAAGCCATCATTCATATCACGGTTTATATGCAGAGGACGAGGGGTAACTCAG AACACCAGAAGGCTGTCCATAAGAATTGACGGAGATCCTCAGCCGTCCACCTCAACAGTGAAACAAGGCTTCCGTGTCAGCATTGACCCGTGGAGACTGATAAAGTTGAGCAAGGAGAAAGCACTGATAGCAGCAGAGAAGGCCAGAGAAAGGATTGTGAAACAGAAGCCTCCTACAGAAGAGGATTCACTGAAACCACTACCATTGGAGACAAAATGTGGACCACTCACAGATAAAAACACGGCCACAGCAGGATCAGGCTTAACACCTCTTATATCCAAAGGGTGGATGCCAGGGTCACCGGGAAGGTTTCCAAGCCCAAGAAGGCGGTTTTCTGGTTCATCAACAATGTTCTCTGGCATTGTACCATCGCCAAAGCAAAAGTACAGAAACAATTTTGACTTGAAATTGACAGAGGTGTCCAGAGAGCTGGAGACCTACATCTCAAGGCAGGTTCTATGTTCTGTTATAAAGAAGGACGGTACTGAGGCATCCCCAAGATAG